Within Scomber japonicus isolate fScoJap1 chromosome 18, fScoJap1.pri, whole genome shotgun sequence, the genomic segment TCTGAGTTTAAGAAAGTTGCCTCTAAGACTCTTATACTCGAAGTCACAAAGGAAGAGTCGGAGACTGGGGGGGAGCAGCTATTGCACCTTAATTCAGACAAATCTGATTCCGGTGATATCGATAAGACTTTGTCGTTATGTTCCTCGGCCTGTTACGCTCAGCCAGACACAGACTGGCTTCACCAGGACTCTGAGAAAACAGAGAGCGGCCGTTTAGTTCGACAAAGCCTCCGACAAAACCGCCAGAGTACCTTAAATAATTATGCTAATGAAGGCACTCTAACAAATCCCACTTTGGACACGCAACACCTCAACAACCTCGAATGTCAGCGTAGCACTGAAAGTTACCCAGCCACAGGTTTGGGGGGAACGAAGAGAACGGTGAAAGTGGACTGTCAATACCAAGACATGACGAAGAGGAAAAGGTTGACAGAGGACAAAAGAAATGGAGAGTTATTAAACGTGGCTTCAGACGCTGGCGAGGAGGAAATGCTGAAACCCGTTAGGAAAAGACAGGCAGCTACAACAAGAGGAAGTAGGAAAGGTAAAAATGGGCAAGAAACACTCGGTGCATTAAATGAAAAAGTATTACCCATGCAGACTGAATGTGTCTCTGATGCTGCAACTGTGTGCTCGctggttaaaagcagtgagAGCAATCAGAaaggcggcagcagcagcaaggcTAAACCAAGTGCTTCATGCAAAAGACCGAAGACAAAAACTGGTCTTGGTAAACCTGACGTAGACCTCGATGACAGAATGGATGTGGAAACCGCAGCGGGAGTCGCTTCTACAAAACAAGCCGAGCAGAAGCAGCTATCAGAAGTTGACGACCGTCTTTCGGATCTAAAAACACTCGAGAAATTAAACAAGTGCAGGAATATAAACAAGAAGCCACGGAAACAGAAATCACCGATCCAAGCAGCTACGACGACGTCAGACAGCGCTACCTCATCAGAACTGCCAGTGGAGTCGCTAGAGGTCACACTTGCAGATGTTAACGCCTCCCGGGACATCGAAAGAGACGAGACCTGGAAAACGGAGTCGAACCAGCCCACTAAGAGACTCCGAACAGATCGGAGAAGTCCGGCTACATTTTCTAGGTCACGTGGGGCCGAAGAGGCAAAGCAATGTAGCGATAGCCTTCACGTCCTAACCAAAGAGAGCCAGCCTAATGATGACAAAGTTAAAGTTTCTACAGACCctgtttattttgaaatgacGCCTTTTGAAAGTAATCAACCAGCTCTTTCACCCTCCGAAAGTAATTTAAACTGTTTTGTGAAATTAGAAAAATCACAGAATGTCGAAGATGGAAAAGAAATGAGTCCTGAACCCTCTAGCGTCTCTAGGTTAAGGTCCAGTGCGAGAAGGGTGAACAGTAAGCCGAGGAGAGTGGATAACCAAAGGAGGAAATGCAGGGTTTTATATAGCAGGACACGTGTAGGTGAAGAGGCGACAAACTCAGTCACCATGGAGGACGCAGACCTCTCTACGTCAGGTCTGCGACCGTCTGAAAAAACCAACAGCAGCTTTTCTAGGAGGTTGTTACGCAGCTACTCCTGCCCCGAAATCCCCTCACTCCGTTCCCATGACACACCGTGGATATCCCATCTTCACTCGCCGCAGCACAACAAGACTCACACATCgcaccatcaccaccacaatcatcatcatcaccatcatcataacCACAACAACCACCATCACCAGTCcagcacacacactcctttcGTCCCTCACACTCACAAATCTCTGCAGCGGGCTCGTCGACACACCGTCTGCAGCGTGGAGGTGGAGCGGGAGATTGCCCCTCTCTGCCTTCGTAAGGAGGTGTACCCGTCCAGGAGATCCGCCCCATACGACGGCGTCTCCCAACACCTCTCTCCCAGTATCGCACTTTCTCCCAGCACTTCGTTCGCAGCTcttgcttcctgtttcctttcgAGCCCCCTGGCGTTCCTCTCCAAGAAAATCGATAACAGAGGAGCCGCAGCGAGCCCCGGCACTTCCACTCATACTATTTCCTCTCCCGctgcctctgcctcctcctcctcttctttggcGTCTCCGCTGAGCTCCTCCACGTGGCACCATCCAGGATTCTTCCAAAGAGGCGACTCCTCTGGTGCCGCCATGGAATCAAGTAGCAGGTAacccctctttcttcttctacctgtaataaaaaggtgtttttaactCATTGAAATGTGTCAGTGATGTGCTCATGTGAAGTCTTGGTTTGTTTTGCAGCAGGAGTCCGCTGGAGTGTAAGATCGAGAGACGACAACCGctcgaggaggaggaggatgacggCGAGGACACAAGCTCGTCCAGTCAGGAGTTTGAAGATGTCGggatgagagaagaaaaagctcTGTCCGATTCTGAAATCAAGGTATACATTATTTCACATAAAAACATCTCATACGACAGGTGTAACAAAAccttaaatatattttactttttttaaaaaaaagctcatacaactttttttgtgtAATCTGCAATGAAGTGCACCAAAATGATTGCACTTTTACATTAGGTGTGATGTACATAATTTTATATATACCCTCTTTTGATTGTTTATTAGTCTAAAGAAGCAGTTCATTTAATGACATAAAAGCAGGGCTGCAACacaccattattttcattatcaattaatctgcagattattttcccGATTAGTTTTTAGTCTCTGAGTTGTCAGAAAATAGtatgaaatgtgcatgataATCTCCCACAGCTGAAGGAGACGTATTACAACAGTCAAAAACtcagatatttaatttattgtgacACATACAAGAGACAAAgcttcacatttgaaaagctggaacCTGAGAACTTTTGGCATTTCTGTTtcaacccttaaacagacagcAGTAGAAAAtgatatgtaaaaaatataatttgatgTTACCAGTTATCTCATTTGCAACTAAAGTATTGATATATTtaggattttatgagttgtatctgtatataaggtataaaaatggtcataatgcTAAAAACTATTGAATGTTTTACTTGATAAAGTGATAAGTAGTGATACACTCTTGCTTTCCCTGATCATTAATATGACTTATACTaatttctaaactgatttttattatttctatcaaagtattgACCTAACACAATCTACCAATTCAAGgcacatacaattaaacaaccacctaAACCAGTCATGCTCCTAACAGGGTGTTAaagattatcaaaatagttgctgatcaATGAGTTTCTTCTCATTAACTGACTAATTCATGCCGCTCTTaatttttattggtttcagttGACTAACTCAGTCTAATAGAACAGCTCTACAATAAATCCCACCAGCGCTTATCATCTCATTTATATCAGTGAGAGCGAGTTAAACATTAGTAATATACTGCTCAATACTGTTTGTAGATTACTGAGATGAATCATATTGTTATGTTTgatgtgacaccaaatatgtaATTATGGGTCTTATGAATAAAACTGTCATGCATCACTTTTATTATAATGGGTGTTCCCACACACAGAGTTATAGTAGTACCGTAGTCTTGCAGTGTAATGAACAAACAATGAGGGCGATCGTTCTTGTTAAGGTCCTGTGATCTCGTTCGAGACGCATCGAAGAGAAACCTGAGACTGCAATGatcagctttcttttttttacagctaTCTTTTAAAGTTATTTCACAGAAACTCTCTGCTTCAGTTTCcacaggaataaaaaaaatgcgACTGCTTGTTGTCTGGTTCTTGCTTgcatatttgtgttatttttttaaccgGGAACTGAATCTCTCGGGCTCAGTCAGGGGGTCGCTGGGGGGTCGCTGGGCAGTAAAGTCAGCTCTCATTCATAAGTTTTAGTCCATCGAGTCTCTGTGTTGAACACTTTTGTCATACTTTTTTGtcaattataaaaatattaggaacaaAGTGCTTTATTATATTCTGCAGCTTGAAATAAAAGCTTAATTAAACATTGTAAATCATTCATAGATTATATTTCAGCCtcttaaaaaaatctgatatttcCATTTCCCAGATGGATCCAGGTTTCTATCACCTGGATTATACATCACTATACTATTTGTAGTTTGGTTATTACTATATGCTTTAATATAGTTAATTCACTTTTTTCATCATCTCAGGTGGTGAAAAAGCACGAAGAACGAGGAAAAGTGTCGTCCATCAGAATTCGGAAAACTTTACCCAAACCTCAGAACAACCTGACGCCGATGGGCCTCCCCAAGCCCATCAGGTACGTTTTCTTTCAGCGTGGAGGTTCAGTGCTAAAAGATCCACTCATTAGCTTTTCTGAGGTTTCAACCATAtttcatggtcttcatcagcaaCTGCACATgatattatttatacatttatttcttttgtgtgttCCTACTATATTTCATTGAATCAATTGCTATTACTTATTCACTTACTGCTCATAAATGGGTCTATACTTCGTTATTTCTGTCTTATTGTAAACATATAAAAAATCAACATGTCaactgattatttttattatcaatttaAAGTTGTTGGTTATTTTATCGATTAATTGgttagttgtttggtctttaaaatgccagaaaatggtGAGTCTGCCCTACAACTCAATGAtattattatacaaaaaaaagagaaattactCAGATTTGAGGAGCTTGAACCAGAGAATTTTGGCACTTTTCTTCCTAAAAAccccaaaagaaaaacaggattaGATCGAGGATAGTTGGTAAATGTAACTCTGTAAACCAGGTATACATGGCGAGTAACCACGATAAACTACCATAATTCCTTTGCTGCCATAAGGCTGAATAATAATGTCAAACTGAATATATTCTTTAGCACAAGAGGACAAACCAGTACAATGAGAGACATAactatgatagatagatagatagatagatagatagatagatagatacttttgTAGCAGTCCTTGGATTGAAAACAATAGAGTGTCTCGACTGGTGCGTTaggttttcttttattaaatccACCAAATAGCAGGTGGACGTCAAGCAGCAACTTTAATTCATCGAGTCCTTACCGCACCGTGGAAACTGTATTgaaaacatacaacaacaaacatttcacacacatgTTTTCACAGCGCACATCAATATTACATGAATGAAAGTTGATCTTTCACAGGAAATAGCTAGAGCTACATCCACACTTAAgacaacataacacataacacatcTCTAACTATCCAAAAGTAATTACTAAAAATACCCCCAAATTGTACTAAAgacaaatatatatgtaatgaataataataaaatactccTGTGTGCAAAAAGTGCCTTGCAGtatctaaaaaatatatgtatgttatTCTATAGCCTATTTTTTAATACATGTTAGATAATATTCATATTGTTGGTTACCGAGTTTCTAAAAGGAGCTTTTCAGGTTGCTCGGAGATTCGGTAGATCACTATCTCTCACTCTGTGCAGCTGGGTCTGGGTGTGAACTCACTCTGCCATCGTTAACCACATTCACTCGTTTCAGTTTGACctacttttcattttcagtgaaaGTGACATTTCTGTGTCTCCTATCTGTCATGTAGCGACACCGACACGGACACATACAAgaactctctttttttaacaatttagATTATTATCTGTAGATAGCCTGAGCTCTGAAT encodes:
- the prr14 gene encoding uncharacterized protein prr14, with amino-acid sequence MDEDAIPPNPFYSAPPHSEPPPPLLSLSSITPSCVNDGISGGGSRKRSRVQGIRAQTPKKKSDKDSSAAQKPTRQDSSPTKRQRESGNSMVQVPQPKQPRVESANSHEKQDGFDIGAAEDCQNKQNDQKTPRKIPDIVEQLADNTTLNHDATKSDIDTSDGLTEQTVLNTSAAKGWVIGPLFQSFKSKMASFTEIVLTPVKLFRANSPPPSMEHQHKLEDFVEPQTDMQSGGESSKPSNTFVPEGQNENGNLDHKVNPESALSQTRLCDGEGEQKNKTVALLHSRKLAFDDECAITENETNSVPLQHSPLTCLVSEQVSEPVGSVIRSSFLLQPSVDASASHESQLESVVEEQKSTLPARVKPLPRRRAGNRSEFKKVASKTLILEVTKEESETGGEQLLHLNSDKSDSGDIDKTLSLCSSACYAQPDTDWLHQDSEKTESGRLVRQSLRQNRQSTLNNYANEGTLTNPTLDTQHLNNLECQRSTESYPATGLGGTKRTVKVDCQYQDMTKRKRLTEDKRNGELLNVASDAGEEEMLKPVRKRQAATTRGSRKGKNGQETLGALNEKVLPMQTECVSDAATVCSLVKSSESNQKGGSSSKAKPSASCKRPKTKTGLGKPDVDLDDRMDVETAAGVASTKQAEQKQLSEVDDRLSDLKTLEKLNKCRNINKKPRKQKSPIQAATTTSDSATSSELPVESLEVTLADVNASRDIERDETWKTESNQPTKRLRTDRRSPATFSRSRGAEEAKQCSDSLHVLTKESQPNDDKVKVSTDPVYFEMTPFESNQPALSPSESNLNCFVKLEKSQNVEDGKEMSPEPSSVSRLRSSARRVNSKPRRVDNQRRKCRVLYSRTRVGEEATNSVTMEDADLSTSGLRPSEKTNSSFSRRLLRSYSCPEIPSLRSHDTPWISHLHSPQHNKTHTSHHHHHNHHHHHHHNHNNHHHQSSTHTPFVPHTHKSLQRARRHTVCSVEVEREIAPLCLRKEVYPSRRSAPYDGVSQHLSPSIALSPSTSFAALASCFLSSPLAFLSKKIDNRGAAASPGTSTHTISSPAASASSSSSLASPLSSSTWHHPGFFQRGDSSGAAMESSSSRSPLECKIERRQPLEEEEDDGEDTSSSSQEFEDVGMREEKALSDSEIKVVKKHEERGKVSSIRIRKTLPKPQNNLTPMGLPKPIRLKKKEFSLEEIYTNKNFSKPPESRLETIFEVPLSRRNGSESWFSQRRVKRFLEFLEVGEVRKPKKPLVGVGKTGLSSTSRTRRGAFPKDERSLIAQDVDSLLCAKLDQLNLWLMHDQKDS